In Lepisosteus oculatus isolate fLepOcu1 chromosome 17, fLepOcu1.hap2, whole genome shotgun sequence, a genomic segment contains:
- the ero1b gene encoding ERO1-like protein beta isoform X3 — MSGALSLSGVGSLFLMVCFGQCKSELTGVLDDCFCDIESIDVFNNFKIYPRIQKLTERDYFRYYRVNLKRPCPFWPDDSHCAIKDCQVEPCPESKVPVGIKAGNYNKGQRTGTSGQLRLKYSQAANAIKEIEDCEQAHELGAINSTLSNQSKEAFADWARHDDAQDHFCELDDETSPDAEYVDLRLNPERYTGYKGPSAWRVWNSIYEENCFKPRSVYRPLNPLAPSKGDDDGEGFYNWLEGLCLEKRVFYRLISGLHSSINIHLCAKHLLDEGWGKTVWGPNVKEFHHRFDPAETKGEGPRRLKNLYFLYLIELRALSKVAPYFERSIVNLYTGNAQEDTETKDLLLQILNETKAFPMHFDEKSMFAGDKMEAKTLKEEFRLHFKNISRIMDCVGCSKCRLWGKLQTQGLGAALKILFSEKEIKNLPENSPSKGFQLTRQEVVALLNAFGRLSTSIKELHNFRMLLKDQR, encoded by the exons ATGAGCGGAGCGCTTTCCCTGTCGGGTGTGGGGTCGCTGTTTTTAATGGTCTGTTTCGGGCAGTGCAAGTCAGAG CTGACAGGTGTCTTGGATGACTGCTTCTGTGACATAGAGAGCATTGACGTCTTCAACAACTTCAAGATTTACCCAAGGATTCAAAAACTGACGGAGAGAGACTACTTCAGATACTACAGA GTGAATCTGAAGCGCCCATGCCCCTTCTGGCCGGACGACAGTCACTGTGCCATCAAGGACTGCCAAGTCGAGCCTTGTCCCGAG AGTAAAGTGCCAGTTGGGATTAAAGCTGGAAACTACAACAAA GGCCAAAGAACGGGGACATCTGGCCAGCTTAGACTCAAG TATTCCCAGGCGGCGAATGCAATTAAGGAAATAGAAGACTGTGAACAGGCACATGAACTTGGAGCAATAAATAGCACACTGAG CAACCAGAGTAAAGAAGCCTTCGCAGATTGGGCTAGGCATGATGATGCACAGGACCATTTCTGTGAACTCGATG ATGAGACCTCGCCTGATGCAGAATACGTCGACCTACGTCTGAACCCTGAGCGTTACACTGGGTACAAGGGCCCGTCCGCATGGCGGGTGTGGAACAGCATCTACGAGGAAAACTGCTTCAA gcctcGATCCGTGTATCGTCCCCTTAATCCACTGGCTCCAAGCAAAG gcgATGATGACG GTGAAGGATTTTACAACTGGCTAGAAG GACTGTGTCTCGAGAAGAGGGTTTTCTACAGATTGATCTCAGGACTCCACAGCAGCATCAACATTCACCTCTGTGCAAAACACCTTCTAGATG AGGGCTGGGGTAAGACTGTCTGGGGACCAAATGTGAAGGAGTTCCACCACCGGTTCGATCCTGCCGAAACCAAGGGAGAGGGTCCGAGGAGGCTGAAAAACTTGTACTTCCTGTATTTAATCGAGCTGCGGGCGCTGTCCAAAGTTGCACCATACTTTGAGCGTTCGATTGTCAACCTGTACACAGGAAACGCCCAGGAAGACACTGAGACAAAGGACCTGTTGTTGCAGATCCTCAATGAAACGAA AGCTTTCCCCATGCACTTTGATGAGAAGTCCATGTTTGCAGGAGACAAAATGGAAGCAAAGACGCTCAAG GAGGAGTTCAGGCTCCATTTCAAGAATATCTCCCGTATAATGGACTGTGTCGGCTGCAGCAAGTGCCGCTTGTGGGGCAAGCTCCAG ACCCAGGGATTGGGCGCTGCGCtgaagattttattttcagaaaaagaaattaaaaaccttCCGGAGAACAGCCCATCCAAAGGCTTTCAACTCACACGTCAGGAGGTAGTTGCTCTTCTGAATGCTTTTGGGAG GCTCTCCACCAGCATAAAAGAACTTCATAACTTCAGAATGCTTCTGAAGGACCAGAGGTAA